A stretch of Gorilla gorilla gorilla isolate KB3781 chromosome 9, NHGRI_mGorGor1-v2.1_pri, whole genome shotgun sequence DNA encodes these proteins:
- the OR56B2 gene encoding olfactory receptor 56B2 gives MVLQELRDSNSSKFQVSEFILMGFPGIHSWQHWLSLPLALLYLLALSANILILIIINKEAALHQPMYYFLGILAVADIGLATTIMPKILAILWFNAKTISLLECFAQMYAIHCFVAMESSTFVCMAIDRYVAICRPLRYPSIITESFVFKATGFMALRNSLCLISVSVLAAQRHYCSQNQIEHCLCSNLGVTSLSCDDRRINSLNQVLLAWTLMGSDLGLIILSYALILHSVLKLNSPEAASKALSTCTSHLILILFFYTVIIVISITHSTGMRVPLIPVLLNVLHNVIPPALNPMVYALKNKELRQGLYKVLRLE, from the exons A TGGTGCTCCAGGAGCTCAGAGATTCCAACAGCTCTAAGTTCCAAGTCTCTGAGTTTATCCTGATGGGATTCCCTGGCATTCACAGTTGGCAGCACTGGCTCTCCCTGCCCCTGGCTCTGCTCTACCTCTTAGCTCTCAGTGCCAACATCCTTATCCTGATCATCATCAACAAAGAGGCAGCACTGCACCAGCCTATGTACTATTTCCTGGGCATCTTGGCTGTGGCAGACATAGGCCTGGCTACCACCATCATGCCTAAGATTTTGGCCATCTTATGGTTCAATGCTAAGACCATCAGTCTCCTGGAGTGCTTTGCTCAGATGTATGCCATACATTGCTTTGTGGCCATGGAATCAAGTACCTTTGTCTGCATGGCTATTGATAGATATGTAGCCATCTGTCGACCGCTACGATATCCATCAATCATCACTGAATCTTTTGTTTTCAAAGCAACTGGGTTCATGGCACTGAGAAACAGCCTGTGTCTCATCTCAGTGTCTGTGTTGGCTGCCCAGAGGCATTACTGCTCCCAGAATCAAATTGAGCACTGTCTTTGTTCTAACCTTGGAGTCACTAGCCTATCTTGTGATGATCGAAGAATCAATAGCCTTAACCAGGTCCTTTTGGCTTGGACACTCATGGGAAGTGACCTGGGTTTGATTATTTTATCATATGCTTTAATACTTCACTCTGTCCTGAAGCTGAACTCTCCAGAAGCTGCATCCAAGGCCTTAAGTACCTGCACCTCCCACCTCATCTTAATCCTTTTCTTCTACACAGTCATCATTGTGATTTCCATTACTCATAGTACAGGAATGAGAGTTCCCCTTATTCCAGTTCTACTTAATGTGCTACACAATGTCATTCCCCCTGCCCTGAACCCCATGGTATATGCACTCAAGAACAAGGAACTCAGGCAAGGCTTATACAAGGTACTTAGACTGGAGTGA